One window of the Salminus brasiliensis chromosome 1, fSalBra1.hap2, whole genome shotgun sequence genome contains the following:
- the katna1 gene encoding katanin p60 ATPase-containing subunit A1 has protein sequence MSLVEISENVKLAREYALLGNYSSAVVCYEGVLEQIKKYSYSVRDPSLQQKWQQVWQEISEESKHVRDIMRTLESFQMEAAPSKPSGFSQEDDIMPVQVEHRPSSGAARRAPVPYREGKAHGNRMSVGPRSQHRQSPRVPNGDRAKPPKGKEKKENMSKPKEDKSKPETSETEVKKFDRGGEDKDLIETLERDIISQNPNVKWDDIADLEEAKKLLKEAVVLPMWMPEFFKGIRRPWKGVLMVGPPGTGKTLLAKAVATECRTTFFNVSSSTLTSKYRGESEKLVRLLFEMARFYAPTTIFIDEIDSMCSRRGTSEEHEASRRVKAELLVQMDGVGGTSENDPSKMVMVLAATNFPWDIDEALRRRLEKRIYIPLPSAKGRVDLLKINLKELELANDVDMDKIAEQMEGYSGADITNVCRDASLMAMRRRIEGLTPEEIRNISREEMHMPTTMEDFETALKKVSKSVSAADLEKYEKWIAEFGSC, from the exons ATGAGTCTTGTGGAGATCAGCGAGAATGTAAAGCTGGCCAGAGAGTACGCCCTGCTGGGCAACTACAGCTCGGCTGTGGTTTGCTATGAGGGTGTACTGGAGCAGATCAAGAAATACTCGTATTCAGTACGAGACCCTTCTTTACAGCAGAAGTGGCAACAG GTCTGGCAGGAGATCAGTGAGGAAAGCAAGCATGTGAGGGACATCATGAGGACGCTGGAGAGTTTCCAGATGGAGGCTGCCCCGTCCAAGCCGAGCGGATTCAGCCAAGAGGACGACATAATGCCCGTCCAGGTGGAACATAG GCCGTCCTCGGGTGCGGCGCGGCGGGCCCCGGTGCCTTATAGAGAAGGAAAAGCTCATGGCAACCGAATGAGTGTTGGACCTCGCTCCCAGCACCGACAGTCACCACGCGTCCCCAACGGTGACCGTGCAAAACCTCCAAAGGgcaaggagaagaaagaaaacatgTCCAAACCCAAAGAAGACAAG AGCAAACCCGAGACCTCAGAGACAGAAGTGAAGAAGTTTGACAGAGGCGGGGAAGACAAAGACCTGATTGAGACGTTGGAGCGTGACATCATCTCCCAGAACCCCAATGTGAAGTG GGATGACATTGCAGACCTGGAGGAAGCGAAGAAGCTTCTGAAGGAGGCAGTGGTTCTGCCCATGTGGATGCCGGAGTTCTTTAAGGGAATCAGACGACCATGGAAG ggTGTGTTGATGGTGGGGCCTCCAGGCACTGGAAAGACTCTGCTGGCAAAAGCTGTAGCAACAGAATGCAGGACCACTTTCTTCAATGTTTCTTCCTCTACCCTCACCTCCAAATACAGAGGGGAGTCTGAGAAGCTTGTACGCCTGCTGTTTGAAATG GCGCGGTTTTACGCTCCCACCACAATCTTCATTGATGAGATTGACTCCATGTGCAGCCGCAGAGGCACATCAGAAGAGCATGAAGCCAGCAGACGGGTCAAAGCTGAACTGCTAGTACAAATGGACG GTGTTGGGGGAACATCAGAAAATGACCCATCTAAAATGGTGATGGTTCTCGCAGCCACTAACTTTCCTTGGGACATTGATGAAGCGCTGAGACGCCGACTAGAGAAAAGGATCTATATTCCTCTGCCCTCAG ctaaAGGTCGTGTTGACCTTCTAAAGATTAATCTGAAAGAGCTGGAGTTGGCTAATGATGTGGACATGGACAAGATTGCTGAGCAGATGGAGGGCTATTCAGGTGCTGACATCACTAATGTCTGCAG GGATGCTTCTCTAATGGCGATGAGGAGGCGAATTGAAGGCTTGACCCCGGAGGAGATTCGCAACATTTCCCGAGAAGAGATGCACATGCCCACAACCATGGAGGACTTTGAGACGGCTCTGAAGAAAGTGTCAAAGTCTGTGTCTGCTGCCGATCTGGAGAAATACGAGAAGTGGATTGCTGAATTTGGCTCTTGCTGA